A genomic window from Equus asinus isolate D_3611 breed Donkey chromosome 25, EquAss-T2T_v2, whole genome shotgun sequence includes:
- the LOC106842717 gene encoding ubiquitin-ribosomal protein eL40 fusion protein-like codes for MPFCATLKYVSCTGALGGKLEVSTTTTFFFFNEGLKSRCRHADLYEDLQGKTIILEVEPNDTSENVKTKIQDKKGIISQQCLIFAGKQLEDRHSLTEHNIQTESTVYLVLHLWGGIIKPSLCQLTQKNNCYRMICKYYAHLYPCAVHCHNKYGHNNNLCPKKKVR; via the exons ATGCCATTCTGCGCA actttaaaatacGTGTCTTGCACAGGTGCTCTCGGTGGCAAATTGGAAGTTTCCACTACCACcaccttctttttcttcaatGAGGGGCTGAAGAGCAGATGCAGACATGCAGATCTTTATGAAGACCTGCAGGGCAAGACTATCATTCTTGAGGTTGAGCCTAATGACACCAGTGAGAATGTCAAAACCAAAATCCAAGACAAGAAGGGCATCATATCTCAACAATGTCTGATTTTTGCAGGCAAACAGCTAGAGGATAGGCACAGTCTCACAGAGCACAATATTCAGACAGAGTCTACAGTGTACTTGGTGCTTCACCTGTGGGGTGGCATCATCAAGCCTTCCCTCTGCCAGCTCACCCAGAAAAACAACTGCTACAGGATGATCTGCAAGTATTATGCTCACCTATACCCCTGTGCTGTCCACTGTCACAACAAGTATGGCCACAACAACAACTTGTGCCCCAAAAAGAAGGTCAGATAA